A stretch of the Inquilinus sp. Marseille-Q2685 genome encodes the following:
- a CDS encoding ABC transporter ATP-binding protein, whose amino-acid sequence MTTIEVTAPRYRLRDLLPVAARRPAGLALTALCGTLAQLGMLATLAIGAWLVGGAITGTAGPMLQPAAWGLAAGVLVTALARWGQSYFGHDLAFALIEQLQLGLFDGLERAAPGYVLGRRTGDLAGTATGDAEMLESFFAHLLGDYVGAALVPLTALVALALIHPLLALVLAPFLPLVASIPFWLARRAGQQGEALRAELGHLNAEVVEGVQGLRELAIFGHGRRYLDRLMRRTADLHGHQLRYGARAGLEAAAIDILLALAVLAVLAVGASLVARGALPMALFPLALVLAGAALAPITQVTETGRQLGALQAATQRVLTILHQRPQVEDRGRARPEEALAPEVRFEGVAFGYDEERGPVLRGFDAILAAGETVVLVGRSGAGKSTCASLLMRFWDPAAGRITLGGHDLRDLPLSELRRRVAIVPQDVHLFDLPVADNIRLGRPEATEEEVRETARLAQADGFIRALPQGYGTRCGERGARLSGGQRQRIAIARAFLQNAPVLVMDEAVSNLDTESEQALQAAVRELRRGRTTLIIAHRLSTIRSADRILMLEGGRIVETGRHEELLARGGPYARLVAAAVDGVLEA is encoded by the coding sequence ATGACCACGATCGAAGTCACCGCCCCGCGCTATCGTTTGCGTGACCTGCTGCCGGTTGCTGCCCGCCGGCCCGCCGGGCTGGCCCTGACCGCCCTCTGCGGCACGCTGGCCCAGTTGGGCATGCTGGCGACGCTTGCCATTGGTGCCTGGCTGGTCGGCGGCGCCATCACCGGCACGGCCGGGCCGATGCTGCAACCGGCGGCCTGGGGCCTCGCCGCCGGAGTTCTGGTGACGGCGCTGGCCCGCTGGGGGCAATCGTATTTCGGCCACGACCTGGCCTTCGCCCTGATCGAGCAGCTGCAGCTCGGCTTGTTCGACGGGCTGGAGCGCGCCGCGCCCGGCTATGTCCTGGGCCGCCGCACCGGCGACCTGGCCGGCACCGCGACCGGCGACGCCGAGATGCTGGAGAGCTTCTTCGCCCATCTGCTCGGCGACTATGTCGGTGCCGCGCTGGTGCCGCTGACGGCGCTGGTCGCGCTGGCGCTGATCCATCCGCTGCTGGCGCTGGTGCTGGCGCCGTTCCTGCCGCTGGTGGCATCGATCCCGTTCTGGCTGGCGCGCCGCGCCGGGCAGCAGGGCGAGGCGCTGCGGGCAGAGCTCGGCCATCTCAACGCCGAGGTGGTGGAGGGCGTCCAGGGCCTGCGCGAGCTGGCGATCTTCGGCCATGGCCGGCGCTATCTCGACCGGCTGATGCGGCGGACGGCGGACCTCCACGGCCACCAGCTGCGCTACGGCGCGCGGGCGGGGCTGGAGGCGGCGGCGATCGACATCCTGCTGGCGCTGGCCGTGCTGGCGGTGCTGGCCGTCGGCGCCAGCCTCGTCGCCCGGGGCGCGCTGCCGATGGCGCTGTTCCCGCTGGCGCTGGTGCTGGCGGGCGCCGCCTTGGCGCCGATCACCCAGGTGACCGAGACCGGCCGCCAGCTCGGCGCGCTGCAGGCGGCGACGCAGCGGGTGCTGACCATCCTGCACCAGCGGCCGCAGGTCGAGGATCGCGGCCGGGCGCGGCCGGAGGAGGCGCTGGCGCCGGAGGTGCGGTTCGAGGGCGTCGCCTTCGGTTACGACGAGGAGCGCGGGCCGGTGCTGCGCGGCTTCGACGCCATCCTCGCCGCCGGCGAGACGGTGGTGCTGGTCGGCCGTTCCGGCGCCGGCAAGAGCACCTGCGCCAGCCTGCTGATGCGGTTCTGGGACCCGGCGGCCGGGCGCATCACCCTGGGCGGCCACGACCTGCGCGACCTGCCGCTGTCGGAGCTGCGCCGGCGCGTGGCGATCGTGCCGCAGGACGTGCATCTGTTCGACCTGCCGGTCGCCGACAACATCCGCCTCGGCCGGCCGGAGGCGACGGAGGAGGAGGTGCGGGAGACGGCGCGCCTGGCCCAGGCCGACGGCTTCATCCGCGCTCTGCCCCAGGGCTACGGCACGCGCTGCGGCGAGCGCGGCGCACGGCTGTCCGGCGGCCAGCGCCAGCGCATCGCCATCGCCCGCGCCTTCCTGCAGAACGCGCCGGTGCTGGTGATGGACGAGGCGGTGTCGAACCTGGACACCGAGAGCGAGCAGGCGCTGCAGGCGGCGGTGCGCGAGCTGCGCCGCGGCCGTACCACGCTGATCATCGCCCATCGCCTGTCGACCATCCGCAGCGCCGACCGGATCCTGATGCTGGAGGGCGGCCGCATCGTCGAGACCGGCCGGCACGAGGAACTGCTGGCGCGCGGCGGCCCCTATGCCCGGCTGGTCGCGGCCGCGGTCGACGGGGTGCTGGAGGCGTGA
- a CDS encoding PLP-dependent aspartate aminotransferase family protein produces MADRSIASIAAQALGWVDPVTRAVTPAIHPSSTYIRDPDNQYRSGRVYARDNNPSFDQAEAVLAALEGAAGAAVFASGMAAATAVFLALAPGDHVLAPKVMYWSLRNWLVTEATRWGLRVELVDTHDIDAVRAALRPGETKLVWLETPANPMWTVTDIAAVAEAAHAAGARVAVDSTVATPVLTRPLDLGADLVMHSATKYLNGHSDVIAGALATARDDETWQRIKRIRAQNGAVLGPFEAWLLLRGMRTLVPRVRQASATALAIAEHFRGHDLVSAVLYPGLDDAQGHAVAARQMQGGFGGMLSLRVKTGAQAAVATAAKVELWKRATSLGGVESLIEHRASVEGPASPAPDDLLRLSAGIEDPAELIADLEQALRAAVA; encoded by the coding sequence ATGGCCGACCGTTCCATCGCCAGCATCGCGGCGCAGGCGCTGGGCTGGGTCGACCCGGTGACCAGGGCGGTCACCCCGGCGATCCATCCCTCCTCCACCTATATCCGCGACCCGGACAACCAGTACCGGTCCGGCCGGGTCTATGCCCGGGACAACAACCCGAGCTTCGACCAGGCCGAGGCGGTGCTGGCGGCGCTGGAGGGGGCGGCGGGCGCCGCCGTCTTCGCCTCCGGCATGGCGGCGGCGACCGCGGTGTTCCTGGCGCTGGCGCCGGGCGACCACGTGCTGGCGCCGAAGGTGATGTACTGGTCGCTGCGCAACTGGCTGGTGACCGAGGCCACCCGCTGGGGGCTGAGGGTCGAGCTGGTCGACACCCACGACATCGACGCCGTCCGCGCCGCGCTCAGGCCCGGCGAGACGAAGCTGGTGTGGCTGGAGACGCCGGCCAACCCGATGTGGACCGTCACCGACATCGCCGCGGTGGCCGAGGCCGCTCATGCGGCCGGAGCCCGGGTGGCGGTCGATTCCACCGTGGCGACTCCGGTGCTGACCCGGCCGCTGGATCTCGGCGCCGACCTGGTGATGCACTCCGCCACCAAGTACCTGAACGGCCATTCCGACGTCATCGCCGGGGCGCTGGCCACCGCCCGCGACGACGAGACCTGGCAGCGGATCAAGCGCATCCGCGCCCAGAACGGCGCCGTGCTCGGCCCGTTCGAGGCCTGGCTGCTGCTGCGCGGCATGCGCACGCTGGTGCCGCGGGTGCGCCAGGCCTCGGCCACGGCCCTGGCCATCGCCGAGCATTTCCGCGGCCACGACTTGGTCTCGGCCGTGCTCTATCCCGGCCTGGACGACGCCCAGGGCCATGCGGTCGCCGCCCGGCAGATGCAGGGCGGCTTCGGCGGCATGCTGTCTCTGCGGGTCAAGACCGGCGCCCAGGCGGCGGTCGCCACGGCGGCGAAGGTCGAGCTGTGGAAACGCGCCACCTCGCTGGGCGGGGTCGAGAGCCTGATCGAGCACCGCGCCAGCGTCGAAGGCCCGGCCAGCCCGGCGCCGGACGACCTGCTGCGCCTGTCCGCCGGGATCGAGGATCCGGCCGAGCTGATCGCCGACCTGGAGCAGGCGCTGCGGGCCGCCGTCGCCTGA
- the purB gene encoding adenylosuccinate lyase: protein MIPRYSRPEMTRIWEPENKYRIWLDIEVAALEAMAQLGIVPETAVKAVRERGNFNVERIDEIERETRHDVIAFLTNLAEYVGPEARFVHQGMTSSDVLDTTLAIQLTQAIDLLLADLDGLLAALKRRAEEHRHTLTVGRSHGIHAEPTTFGLKLAGHWAAFRRNRDRLVQARREIATCAISGPVGTFASVDPFVERYVADKLGLQVEPVSTQVIPRDRHAMAFAVFGVVASSIENLAIEIRHLQRTEVREAEEFFHQGQKGSSAMPHKRNPVLTENLTGLARLVRAAVVPAMENVALWHERDISHSSVERMQAPDATVTLDFALARLTGVVDKLLIYPERMRANLESLGGLVFSQRVLLALTQAGVSREDAYLLVQRNAMKVWHEGGSFLDRLAADPEVAKAIPRESLAHAFSYDFYTKHVDDIFARVFAEA, encoded by the coding sequence ATGATCCCCCGCTACAGCCGCCCCGAGATGACCCGGATCTGGGAGCCGGAGAACAAGTACCGGATCTGGCTGGACATCGAGGTCGCGGCGCTGGAGGCGATGGCGCAGCTGGGCATCGTGCCCGAGACGGCGGTGAAGGCGGTGCGCGAGCGCGGCAACTTCAATGTCGAGCGGATCGACGAGATCGAGCGCGAGACCCGGCACGACGTCATCGCCTTCCTGACCAACCTGGCCGAGTATGTCGGGCCCGAGGCGCGCTTCGTGCACCAGGGCATGACCTCGTCGGACGTGCTGGACACCACGCTGGCGATCCAGCTGACCCAGGCGATCGACCTGCTGCTCGCCGATCTCGACGGGCTGCTCGCGGCCCTGAAGCGGCGGGCGGAGGAGCACCGGCACACCCTGACCGTCGGCCGCAGCCACGGCATCCATGCCGAGCCGACCACCTTCGGCCTGAAGCTGGCCGGCCACTGGGCCGCCTTCCGCCGCAACCGCGACCGGCTGGTGCAGGCGCGGCGCGAGATCGCCACCTGCGCCATCTCTGGCCCGGTCGGCACCTTCGCCTCGGTCGATCCCTTCGTCGAGCGCTACGTCGCCGACAAGCTGGGGCTGCAGGTCGAGCCGGTGTCGACCCAGGTGATCCCGCGCGACCGCCACGCCATGGCCTTCGCCGTGTTCGGCGTCGTCGCATCGTCGATCGAGAACCTGGCCATCGAGATCCGGCACCTGCAGCGCACCGAGGTGCGTGAGGCGGAGGAGTTCTTCCACCAGGGCCAGAAGGGCTCGTCGGCCATGCCGCACAAGCGCAACCCGGTCCTGACCGAGAACCTGACCGGCCTGGCCCGGCTGGTGCGCGCCGCGGTGGTGCCGGCGATGGAGAATGTGGCGCTGTGGCACGAGCGCGACATCAGCCATTCCTCGGTCGAGCGGATGCAGGCGCCCGACGCCACCGTCACCCTCGATTTCGCCCTGGCGCGCCTGACCGGCGTGGTCGACAAGCTGCTGATCTATCCGGAGCGGATGAGGGCGAACCTGGAATCGCTCGGCGGCCTGGTGTTCTCGCAGCGCGTGCTGCTGGCCCTGACCCAGGCCGGCGTCAGCCGCGAGGACGCCTATCTCCTGGTCCAGCGCAACGCGATGAAGGTGTGGCACGAGGGCGGCAGCTTCCTCGACCGCCTGGCGGCGGACCCGGAGGTGGCCAAGGCGATCCCGCGCGAGAGCCTGGCCCACGCCTTCAGCTACGACTTCTACACCAAGCACGTCGACGACATCTTCGCCCGCGTCTTCGCGGAGGCCTGA
- a CDS encoding FMN-binding negative transcriptional regulator, translating to MYVPPAFREDRIEILHDAIRQAGLATLVSLGADGLVASHVPMLLDPAAGPNGTLYGHLAKANPHAAGGAPGTEALAIFQGPEAYITPSWYETKRQTGKVVPTWNYVAIHAHGPFEIFNDADRLLDLVTRLTRRHEGGRASPWAVTDAPEDFVRAQLKGIVGFALPIARLEGKWKMNQNRPAGDRLGVAEGLRGEGRAEVAALVPVDEG from the coding sequence ATGTATGTCCCGCCCGCCTTCCGGGAAGACCGGATCGAGATCCTGCACGACGCGATCCGCCAGGCTGGCCTCGCCACGCTGGTCAGCCTCGGGGCCGACGGCCTCGTCGCCAGCCATGTGCCGATGCTGCTGGACCCGGCGGCGGGGCCGAACGGCACGCTGTACGGCCATCTCGCCAAGGCCAATCCCCATGCCGCCGGCGGCGCACCGGGGACGGAGGCGCTGGCGATCTTCCAGGGCCCGGAGGCCTACATCACCCCGTCCTGGTACGAGACCAAGCGGCAGACGGGAAAGGTGGTGCCGACCTGGAACTACGTCGCGATCCATGCCCACGGGCCGTTCGAGATCTTCAACGATGCCGACCGGCTGCTCGACCTGGTCACCCGCCTGACCCGGCGGCACGAGGGCGGCCGGGCGTCGCCCTGGGCGGTGACGGATGCGCCGGAGGATTTCGTGCGCGCCCAGCTGAAGGGCATCGTCGGCTTCGCCCTGCCGATCGCCCGGCTGGAGGGCAAGTGGAAGATGAACCAGAACAGGCCGGCCGGCGACCGGTTGGGCGTGGCCGAAGGCCTGCGCGGCGAAGGGCGGGCCGAGGTCGCGGCGCTGGTTCCGGTCGACGAAGGCTGA
- a CDS encoding MEKHLA domain-containing protein: MSLARDPDFLHLLVGSHARLVGAPLLPEDPEDDDAARARWLYEDAPFCVLAHNTDADPRFIYANRAAQACFEYGWDEFTTLPSRLSAEAPDRAERQRLLDAVARDGFIGDYRGVRIAKSGRRFRIESAVVWQLIDEAGTLHGQAAAFGDWREV, translated from the coding sequence GTGAGCCTGGCCCGCGACCCCGATTTCCTCCACCTCCTCGTCGGCAGCCATGCCCGGCTGGTCGGCGCGCCGCTGCTGCCGGAAGACCCCGAAGACGACGACGCGGCCCGGGCGCGCTGGCTGTACGAGGACGCTCCCTTCTGCGTGCTGGCCCACAACACCGACGCCGACCCGCGCTTCATCTACGCCAACCGGGCGGCCCAGGCCTGTTTCGAGTATGGCTGGGACGAGTTCACGACCCTGCCCTCCCGCCTTTCCGCCGAGGCGCCGGACCGGGCCGAGCGGCAGCGCCTGCTGGACGCGGTGGCCCGCGACGGCTTCATCGGCGACTATCGCGGCGTCCGCATCGCCAAATCCGGCCGCCGCTTCCGGATCGAGAGCGCTGTCGTCTGGCAGCTGATCGACGAGGCCGGCACGCTGCACGGCCAGGCCGCCGCGTTCGGGGACTGGCGGGAGGTGTAG
- a CDS encoding thiamine pyrophosphate-dependent enzyme: protein MDIHLTETVTGYETLVTALESWGIEVCAGVTGGGTIRLLQHLTPLCPGEEAAGGPDGLRFLSLGEYASGFVPLGSYLATGRIGASIATTGAATKLLGCGLSDAKLHDIPAVYVVAASPVETEGLSPLQDTSRHGSNMLAQLRAELPDGVFVLDDAATVARQLRAAHAQLQRCKPVVLVLDHAALNTGMAAPPHRTPPETVPAPSPAATDAFAEAFCQRSRGRRVVILAGEELARVPDAPRLTTRLCEALGAPIIWSINGANGVERGNPWGHGYIAFGGNDAAIRLWRGIGTEDVLLVLGACPDEYTVNLAPYAAGDTFVLTGLVDGYGQVEGGFGHRATGGYRQLVAPLDTALRSLLGRIERQPPETLRAGPAPGDLNTRRPGAPRPGHVDMARLFRELDARWRPNTIGFDDVCLAYKDRQFVLQRPNPRARFFSLYRGSAMGNVLGLAIGAKLAAPESDVVGFTGDGCFRLFAGCLAEARDLGILLFLLDNASYGIIEQGVQTIIPDAPASRRHNRLTRIDFAAMAGGCGWRSAALRPDLANLDEILDAHRAGPVSTLVSVPVDPGHILGINPRAGNL from the coding sequence ATGGACATTCATCTGACGGAAACCGTGACCGGCTACGAAACCCTGGTGACGGCGCTGGAATCCTGGGGGATCGAGGTTTGCGCGGGCGTCACCGGCGGCGGCACGATCCGCCTGCTGCAGCACCTCACCCCGCTGTGCCCGGGAGAGGAGGCGGCCGGCGGGCCGGACGGGCTGCGCTTCCTGTCGCTCGGCGAATACGCCTCCGGCTTCGTGCCGCTCGGCAGCTATCTGGCGACCGGCCGCATCGGTGCCAGCATCGCCACGACCGGGGCGGCGACCAAGCTGCTCGGCTGCGGCCTCAGCGACGCCAAGCTGCACGACATCCCGGCGGTCTACGTCGTCGCCGCGTCGCCCGTGGAGACCGAAGGGCTGTCCCCGCTGCAGGACACCAGCCGCCACGGCAGCAACATGCTGGCGCAGCTGCGCGCGGAACTGCCGGACGGCGTCTTTGTGCTGGACGACGCCGCCACCGTGGCGCGGCAGCTGCGGGCGGCCCATGCCCAGCTGCAGCGCTGTAAGCCGGTGGTCCTGGTCCTGGACCACGCAGCGCTCAACACCGGGATGGCGGCGCCCCCGCACCGCACGCCGCCGGAGACCGTCCCGGCCCCCTCGCCGGCCGCGACGGACGCGTTCGCGGAGGCGTTCTGCCAGCGCAGCCGCGGCCGACGCGTCGTCATCCTGGCCGGCGAGGAGCTGGCGCGGGTGCCCGATGCGCCGCGGCTGACCACCCGCCTGTGCGAGGCGCTGGGTGCGCCGATCATCTGGAGCATCAACGGCGCCAACGGGGTCGAGCGCGGCAATCCCTGGGGCCACGGCTACATCGCCTTCGGCGGGAACGACGCGGCCATCCGGCTCTGGCGAGGCATCGGAACGGAGGACGTGCTGCTGGTGCTCGGCGCCTGCCCGGACGAGTACACGGTCAACCTGGCCCCGTATGCGGCCGGCGACACCTTCGTCCTGACCGGCCTCGTGGACGGTTACGGCCAGGTCGAGGGCGGCTTCGGGCACCGCGCGACCGGCGGCTACCGGCAGCTGGTCGCCCCGCTGGACACGGCGCTGCGGTCCCTGCTCGGCCGGATCGAACGGCAGCCGCCGGAGACCCTTCGCGCCGGCCCGGCCCCGGGCGACCTGAACACGCGCCGGCCCGGGGCACCGCGGCCGGGCCATGTCGACATGGCCCGGCTGTTCCGGGAACTGGATGCGCGCTGGCGGCCGAACACCATCGGCTTCGACGATGTGTGCCTGGCCTACAAGGACCGGCAATTCGTCCTGCAGCGCCCGAACCCGCGGGCGCGCTTCTTCTCGCTCTATCGCGGCTCGGCCATGGGCAACGTGCTGGGCCTGGCCATCGGCGCCAAGCTCGCCGCGCCGGAGAGCGATGTCGTCGGCTTCACCGGCGACGGCTGCTTCCGGCTGTTCGCCGGATGCCTGGCGGAGGCCCGCGACCTCGGGATCCTGCTGTTCCTGCTCGACAACGCCAGCTACGGCATCATCGAGCAGGGTGTGCAGACGATCATCCCGGACGCGCCGGCCTCGCGCCGCCACAACCGCCTGACTCGGATCGACTTCGCCGCCATGGCCGGCGGCTGCGGCTGGCGGTCGGCCGCGCTCCGCCCCGACCTCGCCAATCTGGACGAGATCCTCGACGCCCACCGCGCCGGCCCGGTCTCGACCCTGGTCTCGGTGCCGGTCGATCCCGGGCACATCCTCGGCATCAACCCCAGGGCCGGCAACCTGTGA
- a CDS encoding LeuA family protein, with protein MSTVSVPKPLTIFDTSLRDGEQAPGNAMSLPQKLRIARELEALGVNTIEAGFPAASDNDLAAVRAIAEAVRGSRICAFARASRTDIEAAARAVEPAQAAQIEILGVASEIHLRHKRQISRQQALEEIESAVHLARRVGFDDICVAPEDATRADPAFLGAMCASAARAGATMILIPDTVGCLLPGRVPALVEAVRTSVPATVKVAMHAHDDLGLAVANTLAAIEAGIDEIQVTLCGIGERAGNCALEEVVAALAAHPAHFGRSTTIDLHRVYAACRLLIESLQLPMARGKAIIGENAFATAAGIHQAAIIRNPQTYEFLEPEMFGAERRMVISRHSGRHALKAKIEAFGLSPTPGLIETIYRELTASEEPVCSDSRLRALVLQSTPATALPV; from the coding sequence ATGTCGACTGTTTCTGTGCCGAAACCGCTGACGATCTTCGACACCAGCCTGCGCGACGGCGAGCAGGCGCCCGGAAACGCGATGTCGCTGCCGCAGAAGCTGCGCATCGCCCGCGAGCTGGAGGCGCTGGGGGTGAACACGATCGAGGCGGGCTTCCCGGCCGCGTCCGACAACGACCTCGCCGCCGTGCGCGCCATCGCCGAAGCGGTGCGGGGCAGCCGGATCTGCGCCTTCGCCCGGGCCAGCCGCACCGACATCGAGGCCGCCGCCAGGGCCGTGGAGCCGGCGCAGGCGGCGCAGATCGAGATCCTCGGCGTCGCCTCGGAGATCCATCTGCGCCACAAGCGCCAGATCAGCCGCCAGCAGGCGCTGGAGGAGATCGAGAGCGCCGTCCATCTCGCCCGCCGGGTCGGCTTCGACGACATCTGCGTCGCCCCCGAGGACGCGACCCGGGCCGACCCGGCCTTCCTGGGGGCGATGTGCGCATCCGCCGCGCGGGCCGGCGCCACCATGATCCTGATCCCGGACACGGTCGGCTGCCTGCTGCCCGGCCGGGTGCCGGCCCTGGTCGAAGCCGTGCGGACGAGCGTGCCGGCGACGGTCAAGGTGGCCATGCACGCCCATGACGATCTCGGCCTGGCCGTGGCCAACACCCTCGCCGCCATCGAGGCGGGAATCGACGAGATCCAGGTGACGCTGTGCGGCATCGGCGAGCGCGCCGGGAATTGCGCGCTGGAGGAGGTCGTCGCCGCGCTGGCTGCCCATCCGGCGCATTTCGGCCGGTCGACGACCATCGATCTCCACCGGGTCTATGCCGCCTGCCGGCTGCTGATCGAGAGCCTGCAGCTGCCGATGGCGCGCGGCAAGGCCATCATCGGCGAGAACGCCTTCGCCACCGCCGCGGGAATCCATCAGGCGGCGATCATCCGCAACCCCCAGACCTACGAGTTCCTGGAGCCGGAGATGTTCGGCGCCGAGCGGCGGATGGTGATCAGCCGCCATTCCGGCCGGCATGCGCTGAAGGCGAAGATCGAGGCCTTCGGCCTGTCGCCGACGCCCGGCCTGATCGAAACGATCTATCGCGAGCTGACGGCGTCGGAAGAGCCCGTCTGCAGCGACAGCAGGCTGCGCGCCCTGGTCCTGCAGAGCACGCCGGCAACGGCGCTGCCGGTCTGA
- a CDS encoding helix-turn-helix transcriptional regulator, with product MTAPEIFQALADPTRRAVFERLAEGELSVTELKAGFAVSQPAISQHLAALRRAGLVAERRDGRFVYYRAAPEGLAPLAGWIDRYRAFWPEKVARLKTLLEDMDDE from the coding sequence ATGACCGCGCCCGAGATCTTCCAGGCCTTGGCCGACCCGACCCGCCGTGCCGTGTTCGAACGGCTGGCCGAGGGCGAGCTGAGCGTGACCGAGCTGAAGGCCGGCTTCGCCGTGTCGCAGCCGGCGATCTCGCAGCATCTCGCCGCGCTGCGCCGCGCCGGTCTGGTGGCGGAGCGGCGCGACGGCCGCTTCGTCTACTATCGTGCGGCGCCGGAAGGCCTGGCGCCGCTGGCCGGCTGGATCGACCGCTACCGCGCCTTCTGGCCGGAGAAGGTGGCCCGCCTCAAGACCCTGCTCGAGGACATGGACGATGAGTGA
- a CDS encoding SRPBCC domain-containing protein, protein MSDPKPDDTRSPADIVVDCDLEHPPEKVWRALTEPELLAAWLLPNDIAAGGGRRFTPRGGAGTDRPIDCEVLAAEPPRLLRYSWRGREADAGGRALETGVTFTLDGTAAGGTRLRIVHSGFRAGARATALWTGTAAPRRSAGRRAAARPLVKASAAGGRLRWAA, encoded by the coding sequence ATGAGTGATCCCAAGCCCGACGACACCCGCAGCCCGGCCGACATCGTGGTCGACTGCGACCTGGAGCATCCGCCGGAGAAGGTGTGGCGGGCGCTGACCGAGCCGGAGCTGCTCGCCGCCTGGCTGCTGCCGAACGACATCGCGGCGGGGGGGGGGCGGCGCTTCACCCCGCGCGGCGGGGCGGGGACGGACCGGCCGATCGACTGCGAGGTGCTGGCGGCGGAGCCGCCGCGGCTGCTGCGCTACAGCTGGCGCGGCCGGGAGGCGGACGCCGGGGGACGGGCGCTGGAGACGGGGGTGACCTTCACCCTCGACGGCACGGCGGCGGGCGGCACCCGGCTGCGCATCGTGCACAGCGGGTTCCGGGCCGGGGCCCGGGCGACGGCGCTGTGGACCGGCACGGCGGCGCCGCGCCGGTCCGCCGGGCGTCGTGCCGCGGCGCGTCCGCTGGTGAAGGCATCAGCGGCCGGCGGGAGGCTGCGATGGGCGGCATGA
- a CDS encoding ATP-dependent Clp protease proteolytic subunit, whose amino-acid sequence MGGMTMNLVPMVVEQSGRGDRAFDIFSRLLRDRIVFLNGPIDDGVSALVCAQLLFLESEDPRREIAMYINSPGGVVSSGLAIYDTMQYIKSPVSTVCMGTAGSMGSFLLMAGAPGRRIALPNARIVLHQPSGGFQGQASDIERHAEDIVKLKRQLNEIYARHCGRTYDEVERTLDRDRFMTAAEAKAWGIVDHIFAHREDVAA is encoded by the coding sequence ATGGGCGGCATGACCATGAACCTGGTGCCGATGGTGGTGGAGCAGTCGGGCCGCGGCGACCGCGCCTTCGACATCTTCTCCCGCCTGCTGCGCGACCGCATCGTGTTCCTGAACGGGCCGATCGACGACGGCGTCTCGGCGCTGGTCTGCGCCCAGCTGCTGTTCCTGGAATCGGAGGACCCGCGCCGCGAGATCGCGATGTACATCAACTCGCCCGGCGGGGTGGTGAGCAGCGGCCTCGCGATCTACGACACGATGCAATACATCAAGAGCCCGGTGTCGACCGTGTGCATGGGCACGGCGGGATCGATGGGGTCCTTCCTGCTGATGGCCGGCGCGCCCGGCCGGCGCATCGCCCTGCCCAATGCCCGGATCGTGCTGCACCAGCCCTCCGGTGGCTTCCAGGGCCAGGCCTCCGACATCGAGCGGCACGCCGAGGACATCGTGAAGCTGAAGCGGCAGCTGAACGAGATCTATGCCCGGCATTGCGGCCGGACCTATGACGAGGTGGAGCGCACCCTCGACCGCGACCGCTTCATGACCGCCGCGGAAGCGAAGGCCTGGGGGATCGTCGATCATATCTTCGCGCATCGGGAGGATGTGGCGGCTTGA